From a region of the Solanum stenotomum isolate F172 unplaced genomic scaffold, ASM1918654v1 scaffold9649, whole genome shotgun sequence genome:
- the LOC125853147 gene encoding receptor-like protein 9DC3: MINLEVLILSRNNFSGSIPGCLVGDLDSEFPFPELRIFDLSVNGFTGTFPSNIFKSFREIAKLQQLKTLDLSWNRLIGEVPGQLSSLTFLEVLNLSYNHLAGRIPIGKHFNTFPDDSYCGNLDLC, translated from the exons ATGATTAACCTTGAAGTCCTCATTTTGTCTCGGAACAATTTCAGTGGTTCAATCCCAGGATGTTTGG TTGGTGATTTGGATTCCGAGTTTCCATTTCCTGAGTTACGGATCTTTGACCTTTCCGTTAATGGGTTCACTGGAACTTTTCCatctaatattttcaaaagtttcAGAG AAATTGCAAAGTTGCAGCAGCTCAAAACATTAGATCTCTCGTGGAACAGACTCATTGGAGAAGTTCCTGGTCAATTGTCGAGTTTGACATTTCTTGAGGTCTTAAACCTTTCATACAATCATCTGGCTGGGCGCATTCCTATTGGGAAACATTTCAATACATTTCCAGATGATTCATATTGTGGAAATCTTGATTTATGTTGA
- the LOC125853148 gene encoding receptor-like protein 7, which produces MPEAVLAGVQTLTVVVDSLCLDCFHVFPEFHQFQAQVPVHPSSFQTKQSQLTYAGQHLCARDDAFYLLQFKKGLTVVDQNIHDCDNETRAKTLSWNVTGDCCQWDGVTCNGFTGHVIGLDLSCSILNQTINANSSLTKLGHLQRLNLAFSQFDDDFPLGLSELSSLTHLNLSNTGFNEGEIQIPPGLSKLVSLDLSSNDFQVGRTTSRSLLQNLTNLEVLLLDSVDAPFELPKNFPSSLRYLILQDTNMCGNISDSQFFHLPNLQVLRMGWNPLLTGTLPNFNWSFSTSILELDFFYTDIFGKVPDSIGNLHSLWYLDLSLNRLSGLIPVSVGNLSGIRVLTLSSNSFTGNVPSTISKLNKLVDLDLSFNDFQGSILESIGNLTAITKLTLSGNNFTGNVPSTIKKLKTLNYLTLSFNNFESSIPDNFANFSEPSFLYLQTNNFTGPLPYLIATLTRLQELNLQNNLLTGPLPSNLSRLQELETLDFSFNYFNGTIPPWLFRLPSLVSLSIQYNELTGKLPNELKSITLATLELIFGTTSCMEKSLIGYYL; this is translated from the exons ATGCCTGAAGCAGTTCTTGCTGGAGTTCAAACTCTTACAGTGGTTGTTGACTCGTTATGCCT TGACTGCTTCCATGTTTTCCCTGAATTTCATCAGTTCCAGGCTCAAGTGCCTGTTCATCCATCTTCATTCCAAACAAAG CAATCTCAGCTTACATATGCTGGGCAACATCTCTGTGCCCGCGATGACGCTTTTTATTTGCTTCAATTTAAGAAAGGCCTCACAGTTGTTGATCAAAATATACATGACTGTGACAATGAGACCCGAGCCAAGACTTTGTCCTGGAATGTTACAGGAGATTGTTGTCAATGGGATGGTGTAACTTGCAATGGATTTACGGGTCATGTCATAGGCCTCGATCTTTCTTGCAGCATTCTTAACCAGACCATCAATGCTAACAGCAGCCTCACTAAACTTGGTCATCTCCAAAGACTCAACCTTGCCTTCAGCCAGTTTGATGACGACTTTCCACTTGGACTAAGTGAACTCAGTAGTTTGACACATCTCAATCTTTCGAATACTGGATTTAATGAAGGGGAGATACAGATTCCACCAGGATTATCCAAGTTGGTTTCACTTGACCTCTCCTCGAATGACTTCCAAGTTGGCCGAACAACCTCCAGAAGTTTGCTTCAGAACTTAACCAATTTGGAGGTACTGTTGCTTGACAGCGTGGACGCACCATTTGAGTTACCTAAGAATTTTCCTTCTTCCCTTAGGTACTTAATTCTTCAAGACACCAACATGTGTGGGAACATAAGTGATTCTCAGTTTTTTCATCTACCAAACTTGCAAGTGCTGAGAATGGGATGGAATCCTTTATTAACAGGCACTTTGCCTAATTTCAATTGGAGTTTCAGTACAAGTATTTTAGAGTTGGACTTTTTCTATACTGATATTTTTGGTAAGGTACCTGATTCAATCGGCAACCTCCATTCTCTTTGGTATTTAGATCTCTCTTTAAACCGTTTATCCGGCTTGATTCCAGTATCCGTTGGCAACCTCAGTGGAATTAGAGTGTTGACACTTTCAAGTAACAGCTTCACTGGTAATGTTCCCTCAACTATCTCAAAATTAAACAAACTCGTTGATTTAGATCTCTCTTTCAATGATTTTCAAGGCTCGATTCTAGAATCCATTGGTAACCTAACTGCAATCACAAAGTTGACACTTTCAGGTAACAACTTCACCGGAAATGTTCCCTCAACTATCAAAAAGCTGAAAACACTTAACTActtaactctctctttcaataattttgaaagCTCAATTCCAGACAACTTCGCCAACTTTTCAGAGCCATCTTTTTTATACTTGCAAACTAACAATTTCACTGGCCCACTTCCCTATTTGATTGCAACCTTGACTCGCCTTCAAGAATTAAACTTGCAAAACAATTTACTAACTGGTCCACTTCCCTCTAATTTAAGCAGACTTCAAGAGTTAGAAACACTTGATTTTTCCTTCAATTATTTCAATGGCACAATACCCCCTTGGTTATTCCGTCTTCCATCCTTGGTTTCTTTATCTATTCAATACAATGAATTAACTGGGAAATTGCCAAATGAGCTCAAGAGCATTACGTTGGCGACGTTAGAATTGATCTTCGGAACAACAAGCTGCATGGAGAAATCCCTGATTGGATATTATCTATGA
- the LOC125853162 gene encoding B3 domain-containing protein REM9-like: protein MQSSSPELPISRRFFKVMVPGFHSKLTIPPAFFPKLKGDKSEKGTIIKGKDTWNVEINRSEKGIISFDKGWEEFVQNHDLRVGDFAVFEHLGNMSFSVTLLDSTGCDKKLLEKSEVVPSQEKKKKVKSGQSGIEKRKLEGDQPHYQCMKGSSEFTARIKEYNVRKRSPYMHIPTEFCQSNALFQNTTMTLTGPSGKSCPVSLRICNGGKTLYACITRGWHDFFSSNKLKVGDVCIFQLDCSKSDSNSIAIDVRVL, encoded by the exons ATGCAATCTTCTTCGCCGGAACTTCCGATTAGCAGACGTTTCTTCAAGGTCATGGTGCCTGGTTTTCACTCTAAACTT ACAATTCCACCAGCTTTTTTTCCGAAGCTAAAAGGGGATAAATCAGAAAAGGGGACAATAATAAAGGGCAAAGATACATGGAATGTTGAAATTAATCGATCCGAGAAGGGCATTATCTCGTTTGATAAGGGTTGGGAAGAATTTGTGCAAAATCATGACCTAAGAGTTGGAGATTTTGCTGTGTTTGAGCACTTGGGTAACATGAGTTTCAGTGTTACCCTTCTTGATTCAACTGGCTGTGATAAGAAGTTGTTGGAAAAGAGCGAAGTAGTACCTTCccaggagaaaaagaaaaaggtgaaATCTGGTCAGTCCGGAATAG AGAAAAGGAAACTTGAGGGAGATCAACCTCACTACCAATGCATGAAAGGAAGTTCTGAGTTTACAGCAAGAATAAAAGAATATAACGTGAGAAAACGTTCTCCTTATATG CATATACCCACAGAATTTTGTCAGTCGAATGCACTCTTTCAGAATACAACCATGACGTTAACAGGCCCGTCGGGTAAATCATGTCCTGTGAGTCTGAGAATTTGCAATGGTGGGAAGACTCTATATGCTTGTATTACAAGAGGCTGGCATGATTTCTTTTCAAGCAACAAGCTAAAAGTAGGAGATGTTTGCATCTTCCAACTTGATTGCTCAAAAAGCGACTCAAATTCCATTGCCATCGATGTTCGTGTTTTGTAG